A genomic segment from Streptomyces sp. TLI_235 encodes:
- a CDS encoding endo-1,4-beta-xylanase, with protein MHPKAPAARTLGELGRRAGVRIGTAVDMSALTADTPYRERTATEFSSVTPENAMKWESVEAVRGSYTWGPADDLVDFAHDNHQLVRGHTLVWHSQLPGWLTSGSFTPDQLRDILHRHITDEVTHFKGRIWQWDVVNEAFNEDGTLRDSVWLRNLGPGYIADAFRWAHEADPKAELYINDYNIEGVNPKSTARLALVTELRKQHVPIDGVGVQGHLAVQYPAPHDIADNLKRFDDLGLDTAITEADVRMVLPADATKTEAQAEGYSVLLQGCLLTEHCTDFTVWGFTDRYSWVPTTFAGQGSANILTEDYRAKPAYTALRQDLALAGGH; from the coding sequence GTGCACCCGAAGGCCCCGGCCGCCCGCACGCTGGGCGAGCTCGGCCGCCGCGCCGGCGTGCGCATCGGAACGGCGGTGGACATGTCCGCCCTGACCGCCGACACCCCGTACCGGGAGAGGACCGCCACCGAGTTCAGCTCCGTCACCCCGGAGAACGCGATGAAGTGGGAGTCGGTCGAGGCCGTCCGCGGCAGCTACACCTGGGGCCCCGCCGACGACCTCGTCGACTTCGCCCACGACAACCACCAGCTCGTCCGCGGCCACACCCTCGTCTGGCACAGCCAGCTGCCCGGCTGGCTCACCTCCGGCAGCTTCACCCCGGACCAGCTGCGCGACATCCTGCACCGTCACATCACCGACGAGGTCACCCACTTCAAGGGCCGGATCTGGCAGTGGGACGTCGTCAACGAGGCCTTCAACGAGGACGGCACCCTGCGCGACTCCGTCTGGCTGCGCAACCTCGGCCCGGGCTACATCGCCGACGCCTTCCGCTGGGCCCACGAGGCCGACCCCAAGGCCGAGCTGTACATCAACGACTACAACATCGAGGGCGTCAACCCCAAGAGCACGGCCCGGCTCGCCCTGGTCACCGAGCTGAGGAAGCAGCACGTGCCGATCGACGGCGTCGGCGTCCAGGGCCACCTCGCCGTCCAGTACCCGGCCCCGCACGACATCGCCGACAACCTGAAGCGCTTCGACGACCTCGGACTGGACACCGCGATCACCGAGGCCGACGTCCGGATGGTGCTGCCCGCCGACGCCACCAAGACCGAGGCCCAGGCCGAGGGCTACAGCGTGCTGCTGCAGGGTTGCCTGCTCACCGAACACTGCACCGACTTCACCGTCTGGGGCTTCACCGACAGGTACTCCTGGGTCCCCACCACCTTCGCCGGCCAGGGCTCGGCCAACATCCTCACCGAGGACTACCGCGCCAAGCCCGCCTACACCGCGCTCCGCCAGGACCTCGCGCTCGCCGGCGGCCACTGA
- a CDS encoding 5-dehydro-4-deoxyglucarate dehydratase, with translation MPDGPLFFPVTPFGPDGEIATGVYTEHLETGIAAGPGAVFAACGTGEFHALDPDEHLRLVRTAVRAAAGRLPVYAGTGGPLPTARALARAAAEAGADGLLLMPPPLVQPPQAGLVAYTRQVAEAGGLPLIAYHRGTGRLDVGTAVELALLPHVAGIKDGCGDLELLARMITAVDEALRPSGKPFRFFNGLPTAEATAPAYRGLGVRHYSSASFAFVPEIALAFHRALAAGDETRIGRLLAAFYLPLAELRTEVPGYAVSLVKAGVRQRGLAVGGVRPPLTDPTPEHLDRLRAITAAGLAALAEGPDR, from the coding sequence ATGCCCGACGGCCCGCTGTTCTTCCCGGTGACCCCCTTCGGCCCGGACGGCGAGATCGCCACCGGCGTGTACACCGAACACCTGGAGACCGGGATCGCCGCCGGCCCCGGAGCGGTCTTCGCGGCCTGCGGCACCGGCGAGTTCCACGCACTGGACCCGGACGAGCACCTCCGGCTGGTCCGCACCGCCGTCCGCGCCGCCGCCGGCCGGCTGCCGGTGTACGCCGGGACCGGCGGCCCGCTGCCCACCGCCCGCGCCCTCGCCCGGGCCGCCGCCGAGGCCGGCGCCGACGGCCTGCTGCTGATGCCACCCCCGCTCGTACAACCGCCGCAGGCCGGCCTGGTGGCCTACACCCGGCAGGTCGCCGAGGCGGGCGGCCTGCCGCTGATCGCCTATCATCGCGGCACCGGACGGCTCGACGTCGGCACCGCCGTCGAACTCGCCCTGCTGCCCCACGTCGCCGGCATCAAGGACGGCTGCGGCGACCTCGAACTGCTCGCCCGCATGATCACCGCCGTCGACGAGGCCCTGCGCCCCTCCGGCAAGCCGTTCCGGTTCTTCAACGGCCTGCCCACCGCTGAGGCGACCGCGCCCGCCTACCGCGGCCTCGGCGTGCGGCACTACTCCTCCGCCTCGTTCGCCTTCGTCCCCGAGATCGCCCTCGCCTTCCACCGCGCCCTGGCAGCCGGGGACGAGACCCGGATCGGCCGCCTGCTGGCCGCCTTCTACCTCCCGCTCGCCGAACTGCGCACCGAAGTGCCCGGCTACGCCGTCTCCCTGGTCAAGGCCGGGGTCCGGCAGCGCGGCCTCGCGGTGGGCGGCGTCCGGCCCCCGCTCACCGATCCCACGCCCGAACACCTCGACCGGCTGCGGGCGATCACCGCGGCCGGCCTGGCCGCCCTCGCGGAAGGCCCCGACCGGTGA
- a CDS encoding glucarate dehydratase produces MSAVAPLPITAVTVTPVAFREPPLLNAVGVHEPYALRAVVEVATGDGPTGLGETFGDEGHLRLLRLAADAVTGLPVHALGPMRARIAAALGGRSGSDRHGLTGPITAASTVDRVLAPLEVACLDVQGRAAGRPVSDLLGGRVRDTVPYSAYLFHKWAGHPGQPPDDWGEALDTAGIVAQARRLVDTHGFTVLKLKGGVRPPEEEIETVLALREAFPGLPLRLDPNAAWTVETSLAVARRLEGVLEYLEDPTPGLDGMARVAARTEIPLATNMCVTAFAHLPAAVARRSVRIVLADHHYWGGLHRSRLLAGICDTFGLGLSMHSNTHLGISLAAMTHLAAASPELTHACDTHWPWRSEDVVEPGVLAVVDGAVRVPTGPGLGVELDRDALARLHEQYLACGLRTRDDTGYLRRTDPAHRRRIPRW; encoded by the coding sequence GTGAGTGCCGTGGCGCCCCTGCCGATCACCGCGGTCACCGTCACACCGGTCGCCTTCCGCGAACCGCCGCTGCTCAACGCCGTGGGCGTGCACGAGCCGTACGCGCTGCGGGCGGTCGTCGAGGTCGCCACCGGCGACGGCCCGACCGGCCTCGGCGAGACCTTCGGCGACGAAGGCCACCTGCGCCTGCTGCGGCTGGCCGCCGATGCGGTGACCGGCCTGCCGGTGCACGCGCTCGGCCCGATGCGCGCCCGGATCGCCGCCGCCCTCGGCGGGCGGTCCGGCTCCGACCGGCACGGCCTGACCGGGCCGATCACCGCCGCCTCCACCGTCGACCGCGTCCTCGCACCCCTCGAAGTGGCCTGCCTGGACGTCCAGGGCCGCGCCGCCGGACGGCCCGTCAGCGACCTGCTCGGCGGCCGGGTCCGCGACACCGTCCCGTACAGCGCCTACCTCTTCCACAAGTGGGCCGGCCACCCCGGGCAGCCGCCCGACGACTGGGGCGAGGCCCTGGACACGGCGGGCATCGTCGCCCAGGCCCGCCGCCTGGTCGACACCCACGGCTTCACCGTGCTCAAGCTCAAGGGCGGGGTCCGCCCGCCCGAGGAGGAGATCGAGACCGTCCTCGCCCTGCGCGAGGCCTTCCCCGGACTGCCGCTGCGACTGGACCCCAACGCCGCCTGGACGGTGGAGACCTCGCTCGCGGTCGCCCGCCGGCTGGAGGGCGTCCTCGAGTACCTGGAGGACCCGACCCCCGGCCTGGACGGCATGGCCCGGGTGGCCGCGCGCACGGAGATCCCGCTCGCCACCAACATGTGCGTCACCGCCTTCGCGCACCTGCCGGCCGCCGTCGCCCGGCGCTCCGTGCGGATCGTGCTCGCCGACCACCACTACTGGGGCGGCCTGCACCGCTCCCGGCTGCTCGCCGGCATCTGCGACACCTTCGGCCTCGGGCTGTCCATGCACTCCAACACCCACCTGGGCATCAGCCTCGCCGCCATGACCCACCTGGCCGCCGCCTCGCCCGAACTCACCCACGCCTGCGACACCCACTGGCCCTGGCGGAGCGAGGACGTGGTCGAACCCGGCGTGCTCGCCGTCGTGGACGGCGCCGTCCGGGTGCCCACCGGGCCCGGCCTCGGCGTCGAACTCGACCGTGACGCCCTGGCCCGGCTGCACGAGCAGTACCTCGCCTGCGGCCTGCGCACCCGCGACGACACCGGCTACCTGCGCCGCACCGACCCCGCCCACCGGCGACGCATCCCGCGCTGGTGA
- a CDS encoding DeoR family transcriptional regulator, translated as MDNAQLLAEQRRALILDEVRRRGGVRVNELTRQLNVSDMTIRRDLDALARAGAVEKVHGGAVPAGSARTHEPGFEAKSALELSAKEQIARAAARLVAPGAAIALSGGTTTFALARELTGIERLTVVTNSVRVSDVFEQAHRAGGPAATVVLTGGVRTPSDALVGPVADRAIRSLRYDLLFLGTHGVSPEAGLSTPNLAEAETNRALVASARRTVLVADHTKWGTVGLSTFAELGDVDTWVTDAGLPAEAVEAARGWIDEIVLA; from the coding sequence ATGGACAACGCCCAGCTGCTCGCCGAACAGCGCCGCGCGCTGATCCTGGACGAGGTGCGGCGGCGCGGCGGCGTCCGGGTCAACGAGCTGACCCGCCAGTTGAACGTCTCCGACATGACGATCCGTCGGGACCTCGACGCGCTGGCCCGCGCGGGTGCGGTGGAGAAGGTGCACGGCGGGGCGGTGCCGGCCGGGTCGGCCCGCACCCACGAGCCGGGGTTCGAGGCGAAGTCCGCGCTGGAGCTGTCCGCCAAGGAGCAGATCGCCCGGGCGGCGGCCCGGCTGGTCGCCCCCGGCGCGGCGATCGCGCTCTCCGGCGGCACCACGACCTTCGCGCTGGCCCGCGAGCTGACCGGGATCGAGCGGCTGACGGTGGTGACCAACTCGGTTCGGGTCTCGGACGTCTTCGAGCAGGCGCACCGGGCGGGCGGTCCGGCGGCGACGGTGGTGCTGACCGGCGGGGTGCGGACGCCCTCGGACGCCCTGGTCGGGCCGGTGGCGGACCGGGCGATCCGCTCGCTCCGCTACGACCTGCTCTTCCTCGGCACCCACGGGGTCTCACCGGAGGCCGGGCTCTCCACGCCGAACCTGGCGGAGGCGGAGACCAACCGGGCGCTGGTGGCCTCGGCCCGGCGGACGGTCCTGGTGGCCGACCACACCAAGTGGGGCACGGTGGGGCTGTCCACCTTCGCGGAGCTGGGCGACGTCGACACCTGGGTCACGGACGCGGGGCTGCCGGCCGAGGCCGTCGAGGCGGCCCGCGGATGGATCGACGAGATCGTCCTCGCCTGA